A section of the Malania oleifera isolate guangnan ecotype guangnan chromosome 2, ASM2987363v1, whole genome shotgun sequence genome encodes:
- the LOC131149656 gene encoding uncharacterized protein LOC131149656: MNFGFLANIPWVGAHSDKGLGRSLESATTLIEPPKQKDFFGVKLWGWSPSSIIPWAITAIEQIWVPHTVNKELKRRSRPHRVVQTAGENLRIRFRPYVSKVPWHTGPRAFLSQFFPRYGHYCGPNWSSGKAGGSPIWDRRPIDWLDFCCYCHDIGYDTHDQAELLKADLAFLDCLERPHMRSKGDAHVAHLYKTMCITGLRCILIPYRKHLLKVHSGQSLLEFGWLSNVKWGGGNLQTNGKSKAVVRD, encoded by the exons ATGAATTTTGGGTTTCTTGCAAATATCCCCTGGGTTGGGGCTCATTCAGACAAGGGTTTGGGAAGATCCCTTGAGTCTGCAACTACCCTAATTGAACCACCCAAACAGAAGGACTTTTTCGGTGTCAAGCTGTGGGGATGGTCTCCCTCTTCAATTATTCCTTGGGCAATCACTGCTATAGAGCAAATTTGGGTGCCACACACTGTCAACAAAGAGTTGAAAAGGCGCTCACGGCCTCATAGAGTTGTTCAAACTGCTGGTGAGAACTTGCGTATTCGCTTCAGACCATATGTTTCGAAGGTGCCCTGGCATACAGGTCCAAGGGCTTTCCTTTCTCAGTTTTTTCCACGATATGGGCATTATTGTGGACCTAACTGGTCAAGTGGGAAAGCTGGCGGATCGCCTATTTGGGATAGACGGCCAATTGATTGGTTGGATTTTTGTTGCTATTGCCACGACATTGGTTATGACACTCATGATCAAGCAGAGCTTTTAAAGGCTGACTTAGCATTTCTTGATTGCCTGGAGAGGCCACATATGAGATCAAAGGGAGATGCACACGTTGCTCATCTTTATAAGACAATGTGCATCACAG GTCTCAGATGCATACTAATACCGTACAGAAAGCACCTTTTGAAGGTGCACTCAGGGCAGTCATTGCTTGAATTTGGATGGCTAAGCAATGTTAAATGGGGAGGGGGTAACCTGCAAACAAATGGGAAGTCAAAGGCAGTGGTGCGTGATTAA